TGACCTCGTCCTCAAGTCCGCATTGAAACCCGGGATAGCCAGGCACGTGATGCGGGAGGTCGTGTACGTTTAATGCTCCCTTGCCTTCACTTCCCCCACGCTCTCCGTAAAGGCCATCCCGTTGGTGCCCTTGTCGAATGAGAAGCCATCTGGAAGGGACACCTTCACCGGGACGGCCCGCTCCTTCTCCTCGCTCGGGCTCCAGCTTATGAGGTCGCCCTCCTCGACGTCAAGCGCTTTTATAATCCCCACGGGGCCTTCGATTATGTATTTGGCCGGCTTTCTGGGAGCGTAGAGGCGCCACTTCCTGGCGGTCTTGAAATCGACGACGCGCCTCGTCGAATCGAGCCATATCACGTCTATATCGCTCAGCATGAAGAACATGTGGATCGAGGCGTTGGCCTTGGTCTCGGCGGGAAGGATGAAGACAAGGGCATGGTTGACGTGCCTTACCAGCATCAGCCCCCTAAAGCGCTTGAAAAAGCTGTCGGCAAGCTTTACGGGCCCGTGCCACGTCCGCTCTTTGGTCTCGTTGATGAGCATGTTCTTCTCTCGCGTCGGGAGTTAATAACCCTAACGGCGAAAAACTTTTAAATACAAAAAGTAACTAAAATATGAGAACGGGCCGGAGGTGGTGGGCATGGCGAAGGTAAAGAGAACCCCCGAGAGGATACAGGACGAGATAAGGAGCTACCTCGGGGAGATAGAGTACCTCAGGAGCCAGGTCGGGGTCATCGACGCAACCATAAGCAACCTCCGCACCGTCGATGCGACGCTTGCCTACATCAAGGAGAAGGGCGAGGGCAAGGAGATATACATCCCGCTCGGCAGTGGCATAGCCATCAAGGGCAAGATAGAGAAGCCTGACGATGTCATAATGGACGTTGGGGCCGGCATACTGGTCGGGGCGAGCATCGAGGAGGCGAGGGAGAACATCGAGAAGCGCATAAACGCCCTGATGGAGCTGCGCCTTGCCCTGCTCAGGAAGATAGAGGAGGACGGCAGGAAGGTCACGGAGCTCCTCAAGGAGCTTGAGAAGATGAAGCCCGAGGAGAAGAAGGAGTGACCCTTCCTCTTTTTTGGAGGGTGGACGATGGAGCTGGTGAGGGCGTA
This Thermococcus cleftensis DNA region includes the following protein-coding sequences:
- the pfdA gene encoding prefoldin subunit alpha gives rise to the protein MAKVKRTPERIQDEIRSYLGEIEYLRSQVGVIDATISNLRTVDATLAYIKEKGEGKEIYIPLGSGIAIKGKIEKPDDVIMDVGAGILVGASIEEARENIEKRINALMELRLALLRKIEEDGRKVTELLKELEKMKPEEKKE
- a CDS encoding DUF192 domain-containing protein, yielding MLINETKERTWHGPVKLADSFFKRFRGLMLVRHVNHALVFILPAETKANASIHMFFMLSDIDVIWLDSTRRVVDFKTARKWRLYAPRKPAKYIIEGPVGIIKALDVEEGDLISWSPSEEKERAVPVKVSLPDGFSFDKGTNGMAFTESVGEVKAREH